TATGTCGAAGACCCGGTGGGCACCCTGGTCCGCCCCCAGGCGGAACGGCAGCGCGAAGTGTACCGGGAAGAGTATCTTTTCGAACCGGGTAAGGCCGTGCTGACCCCGGAAGGGCGAACCCGTCTGCAAGCGGCCGCCCGGTGGCTGAATGTCAATAAGAGCTCGAGTAATGAAGTGGTAATCGCGGCGTTCGCCGATCCCAAAAATCGGGAACTCACGCAGGCCGGGGCTCGCAAGCTGACGGAAAAGCAGGCGGAGGCTGTTGGGGATTATCTGAAGGAACTGGGCGTTGCTCGCCTGAGCTGGTTCAGTTCCCGCAAGGTTGTGACCCTTGGCATGGGACAGGGAGGTTCTCCCCTGGTTGAAAAGGATGCACTGCCCCCGGCCCGGATCGAGGTCATCCTCTTCACGCAGAGATAAGCGTTCCGCCTATACCTTCAGAGGGGGCCGGATTTTCAATTTTGATGCATCGCAAATGCCGAGTAATTCCTGAGCGCTGATCGCTATCGGTGTGTCCAGATAACCGCACGAATAAGCCAGCCGACCAATGACATCCTCTGAACGGACTCCCGCCGATCGAAGATTGCTCAACCGCGTGGAATCGTTTCTCTTGGCCATGCGCTTCCCTTGAGAGTCCAATAGTAAAGGCACATGCCCATACCTGGGCGGTTTCTGCTTCAGAGCGGCAAAGATACCCAATTGACGAGGTGTCGAAAAAATCAGATCATCCCCTCGAATGACTTCCGTCACGCCCTGAGCGGCATCGTCGACTACAACCGCCAACTGATAGGAAGGTATCTCCCCGCGCCAGATCACGAAATCCCCGCCAATGGCCGGTGCAGAAAGTCGAACGGAGCCATGGAACAGATCGAGGAATTCCGGAGCTTCAGTAAAGCGAAATCGCCAGGCATAGGGAACTGTCAGCTTATCCGCATCCGCAGCCTGTCTATGGGCGCAACGTCCCGGGTACAAAGGCGGTTCATTATCGGCATGCGGAGCGCTGGCCGATTGTTCGATATCTTTCCGTGTGCAGGTGCAGGGGTAAACGAGTTCCTGTTCCTTCAGCTTTTGCAATGCGGCCCGGTAGTATTCCAGGCGCTGGCTTTGAAAAATAGGCTCCCTGTCCCAAACCAGTCCCAGCCATTTCAGATCGTCGATTTGGGCTTCGGCGTATCCAGGTTTGACTCGCGGTGCATCGAGATCTTCTATCCGGAGAATCATCTGACCACCCCGCTGTCGGGCATGCAGCCAGGCGATCAGAAAAGTCCGGGCGTTGCCCAGGTGCAAAAAACCCGTTGGGGAAGGAGCTAGGCGGCCGATCACCGGAGGTAGGCTCATGGCATATCCCCATGCGATCAGGAGTTCGCGCGAATATGCATGATGTCCCCATCTTGAACAATGTATTCTTTCGATTCCAGACGAAAGGTCCCGTTAGCTTTGCAATTTTTCTCTTCGTAACCGGACTTAAGAAAATCATCGTAGCTGACCACTTCCGCGCGGATGAAGGTTCTCGAGAGATCAGTATGAATTGCTCCTGCGGCGAGTACCGCGGGTGTACCCTGATCGATCGCCCAAGCCCGGCACTCATCCTCTCCCACTGTGAAAAAGACGATCCGATTCATCGCCTGTGAAATCTCGCGCAGAACCGTATCGTGGAAACTGCCGGTGATTCCCAGATCGGCCATGAAGACCTGACGCGATTCCTCATCCAATTCCTTGAGTTCGACCTCGAGTTTCACCGGGGCTTTGACAATTTTCCTCGCCGCGGCCCGCAACTCGCCGGGAAGCGGTTCGTTGATACCGCTATCGCCCTGATTGATGAAGACGATCTCCGGCTTCAAGGTGAAGAGCTGGAAGCTGCGGATGATTTTTTCTTCCTCGTCTTTCAAACCGAGCGATTTGGATGTCTTTCCGGCTTCCAGGGCTTCCTGAATTCGCTGCATCAACACTAGCTCAGCTTCGTCCGCTTCTCGCTCTTTCACCGGCTTATTCTTCTTGATCTGCACCTTGAGTTTATCGATCCGGTTCAGCACCAATTCCAGATCGGCGAAGATCAGTTCTTCGCGAAAACGCTGCAGCTGATCGAGCAGGCTGGCTCCGGTAAACCCATCGAGCACAATCACCAGCCCGTCCGCTTCGCGCAGAATACCAAGTCGGCGTGGGTTATCCTTTTTCTCCCCCGTCATCAAACCGGGAGTGTCGAGAAAGGCGATTTCGGCAAACTTGTGCTTCTTCGGCTTGAACTTGGCAATCATTTTGGAGAGGCGCTCGTCCGGAACGGCCGCCATGCCCATCTGCCCCTGCTGAATTTTTGCCGGGTCGGGTTCAACTCCCGTCAACCATTGGAATACTGTTGTTTTGCCGGAACCGGCATATCCTACCAAGCCCACTTTCATCGCGGAATCCTCTTTGAATTCGCTGAAGCTCGCCGTTTTGTATTCTACAAGATGAAGATCTGAGAGTTTCCGTGAATTGACAGAGTTTTCCAAGGTTTTTTCCATTCTCCGTCGAATAAAGAATTGACAGATCCCTCAACCCGCTCTATTCAGGGACTGCTTCCGAAAGCATCAGCTTCGGAACGAGGTGGTTCTGAGAAACTCGGGGGAGTGACTCGGCGGCCGCTTCGGTTGAGGTTCGGGGAAGTTAGGGGGAATGGCATGAAGCCTTGTTATCTTTTGCTCGCCAGCCTGTTTCTGGTAGGCACAGGTTGCGTCGACTCCAAAGTCACCCGAGCCCGCATCGACAGCGAACCCACCAAAGAAGCCGTCGTTAAAACCATCGGCGATGTCTCGACCATCGGTAACGCCGTACCCATCCCGGTCAGCGGTGTGGGATTGGTAGTCGGGCTCGACGGTAATGGCGGCAGTGCCCCTCCGGGTATCTACCGGTCGATGCTCGAAGATTATTTGAAAAAGAAGGGCTTCGATAACGTCCGCGACATTCTCGAATCACCCAATCACTCGATGGTCATGCTGACCTCGGTCATTCCGCCCGGCTCGCGGAAAGACGATATGCTCGATATTCAAGTCACCCTGCCCGAAGGCAGTAAGACCAAGAGCCTGCGCGGCGGCCATCTCGAACTCTGCTACTTGATGACCTACGAAACGCAGCAAAACGTCCGACAGATGATGGCTTCCAATCCGGATGCCAAGGCGGCCGGCAATAATCGACTGTTGCAGGGCGACAAGCTGATTTACGCCGAAGGCCCTCTAGCCGCCCCTAACCTGGATAAGAATGATCCTGAAGCGGAATGGAAAACCGCCTGGGTTTGGGCGGGAGGAAAACTTCAAGCTTCCAACTGCTTCCACGTTCTGATGAATCCCGATCAACAGCGCTACGCCGTTACTCAGGAAGCCGCCAACCGCATCAACGAAGTGTTCCACGGTCAAGGCGAAGATCGCGTTGCAGTCGCCAAAACCAAGGATACGATCATCATCGCGGTACCGAGCATCTACCGTCTGAATGTGCCACATTTCCTCCGGGTGTTGCGAAACATTCCTCTGGACAGTCGGCAGTTGACCAACAACTACAAGCAAACCTGGGAAGATCAGTTGAAGGAGCCGGCCACGACGGTGGCAGCGGCTTTACGACTTGAGGCGATGGGGCAGGACAGCATTCCCATTTTGAAGACGGGGCTGGAGAGTACCTATCCCCTTGTTCGATTTGCGGCCGCGGAAGCCCTCTGCTATCTGGGCTACGCCGGTGCCGCTGATGAACTGGGCAAGCTGACCGAGGAACATCCTTCGATGCAAGCCTACGCTCTCACAGCACTCGCTTCTTTGAATGAAGCCGCCTGCTACTACAAGCTTCAGGATTTGCTGGCCTCCACGATTCCCGAAGTTCGCTACGGGGCCTTCCGGGCCTTGCGCGAGCAGGATCCTAATCAGGAAATCATCCGAGGCACCAAACTGAACAAATCCTTCTACCTGCATAAGGTCGCTCTGAACTCTCTGCCCATGGTTCACCTGCTGAACGATAAGCGAAGCGAAGTAGTGCTCTTCGGCGATACGCCAGCTCTGATTGCTCCCTTCTCTTTTGCGATCGGCACGGAATTGACGGTCTCGGCAAAAGTGGAAGACAATACGGTTACGATCAATCGCTTCTCGGTGAAGCACGGCAATCAGGTCGAACAGTGTCCGCTGAATCTGGAAGCGATCATTCGCACGATGGCTGGCATGGGCGCGGGATATTCGGAAGTCGTACAGCTCGTGAAGCTGGCGGATAAAACCCACTGTCTGAACTGCAAGCTGGCGGTCCAGGCCCTGCCGAAGTCGCTGCGAATTCAGGAGCTGGGAGAATCGGGAAAGAACGACCCCACCCTCAAGACCGAAGCGGAACTGATGCAGAAGGCCCAGAGTAAGGGAGAAGGCACAGCCCTGTTCGACAATAGTTCGAAATCCAAGGAAGTGACGAAGAAATAATCCGGGAATCGACGGCAGATGTCTTACCGGATTTCGCTCGGATTCTCCCATGCTCAAGCGTCTGGAACTAATCGGCTTCAAGAGTTTCGCCGATAAGACCCGCTTCGATTTTCACGACGGCATCACGGCCGTGGTCGGTCCCAACGGCAGCGGCAAAAGCAACGTGGTCGATGCGGTTCGCTGGATCCTCGGCGAACAATCGGCCAAGAGCCTCCGCGGCGGCGAGATGGCCGATGTGATCTTCAACGGATCGGCTTCGCGGCGCAGCCTCGGCATGGCCGAGGTCACGATGACCTTCGACAACGCCCGTAAAATTCTCAATTCGGATGCCGCGGAAGTCCAGGTCACCCGCCGCGTCTATCGCGACGGCACGGGCGAATATCTACTCAACGGCCAGATCTGTCGACTCAAAGACCTGAAGGAACTCTTTCTCGGCTCCGGTGCCGGTCCCGGTACTTATTGCATCATCGAACAGGGCCGGGTCGACGCCCTGCTTCAATCCAGCACCAAAGATCGACGACTCATTTTTGAAGAAGCAGCCGGGATCAGCCGGTTCAAGGCCAAAAAACTGGAAACGCTTCGCAAACTGGAAGCGACTTCGCAAAATCTCAGCCGGGTGAAAGACATCCTGGGAGAAATCGACAAACAACTTCGCAAAGTTCGGCAGGAAGCGACCAAGGCCCAGCGCTGGCAGGAACTGAACGAACGGCTGCGGGAACTGCGCATCGGCAGCAGTCTTCGCGAGTTCGATGAAAGGCGCGGGAAAATTTCGCAGACGCAGGAACGGCTCGATTCTTTGCGCAGCGATCTCAGTCAGACCACGGAACAAATGACCAGTTGGGAACTGGAAGCTCGGCAGATCGATACCGGCTTGCTGGAAACCGAGCGCCTACTCGGTTCGCTGCAGGAACTGGTAAACGTCACTCAACAGGAAATTATATCGCGCTCGGCGGAATTCCATCAGGCCGTACAGATGGCCGAACGACTCCAAAACGAGCAGCGGGAACTTTCACAGCGGCTGGCGGAGAGCTTGCAGAGGCTTCATCAACAAACCGACCAGCGCTCGGAGCACGGAAATCAACTCGCCGCGGCGGATTCACGCGTTTCGGAATCCACGGCAACTTGCAGCCGGTTGCAGCGGGAATGGGATCAACTGGAAGCCGCTCTCGAAGAAAACTCCCACCGGGTGAAAGCGGAAAGGCAAAACCAGTTTGAACTGTTTCAGGAAGCAAGCCGGCTGCATAACGAGGCAGAAAAGAAAAAAAGCGACTGGCAGCGACTGACCAGCGATTACCAAAGGCAACGCCGGCAGGCCGAACAGCATTTGGCCGAGCGAGATTCGTTCGATCGGGGTTTGGAAAGTCTGCGCCTGAATGACGAACAGTTGCAAAGCCGGATCTCGCAAGTTCGAACTCAACTGGAAGAACGTAGGAAGGAACGGGGAGAATTCATCGCCTGGTCGCAGCTGATTCAGCAGGATCTCGATGAACTGCGGCAACGTCGCGAAAAGATGACCGGCCGCTTTGAGGCGCTGGATAATTTCGAAAAATCTCAGGAGGGATTGGCTTTAGGAACCCGTGAAGTCATGGCCCGGATCGCTGGTGGAGATGCCGCCCTTCGCAGCAACGTACTCGGTCTGGTGGCCGATCTGCTGAATGTGCCGGGCGAGCTAGCCGCCTATGTCGATCTGGCTTTGGGCGATATTTCCCAGCACTTCATTGTACGCGATGCCGAGGAACTGGATCGCTATCTGGCTGACCCGGCCCATGAACTACCGGGGAAGGCTAGTTTCCTACCCTATGTC
The genomic region above belongs to Telmatocola sphagniphila and contains:
- the gluQRS gene encoding tRNA glutamyl-Q(34) synthetase GluQRS, whose protein sequence is MSLPPVIGRLAPSPTGFLHLGNARTFLIAWLHARQRGGQMILRIEDLDAPRVKPGYAEAQIDDLKWLGLVWDREPIFQSQRLEYYRAALQKLKEQELVYPCTCTRKDIEQSASAPHADNEPPLYPGRCAHRQAADADKLTVPYAWRFRFTEAPEFLDLFHGSVRLSAPAIGGDFVIWRGEIPSYQLAVVVDDAAQGVTEVIRGDDLIFSTPRQLGIFAALKQKPPRYGHVPLLLDSQGKRMAKRNDSTRLSNLRSAGVRSEDVIGRLAYSCGYLDTPIAISAQELLGICDASKLKIRPPLKV
- a CDS encoding DUF933 domain-containing protein, yielding MKVGLVGYAGSGKTTVFQWLTGVEPDPAKIQQGQMGMAAVPDERLSKMIAKFKPKKHKFAEIAFLDTPGLMTGEKKDNPRRLGILREADGLVIVLDGFTGASLLDQLQRFREELIFADLELVLNRIDKLKVQIKKNKPVKEREADEAELVLMQRIQEALEAGKTSKSLGLKDEEEKIIRSFQLFTLKPEIVFINQGDSGINEPLPGELRAAARKIVKAPVKLEVELKELDEESRQVFMADLGITGSFHDTVLREISQAMNRIVFFTVGEDECRAWAIDQGTPAVLAAGAIHTDLSRTFIRAEVVSYDDFLKSGYEEKNCKANGTFRLESKEYIVQDGDIMHIRANS
- a CDS encoding flagellar basal body P-ring protein FlgI is translated as MKPCYLLLASLFLVGTGCVDSKVTRARIDSEPTKEAVVKTIGDVSTIGNAVPIPVSGVGLVVGLDGNGGSAPPGIYRSMLEDYLKKKGFDNVRDILESPNHSMVMLTSVIPPGSRKDDMLDIQVTLPEGSKTKSLRGGHLELCYLMTYETQQNVRQMMASNPDAKAAGNNRLLQGDKLIYAEGPLAAPNLDKNDPEAEWKTAWVWAGGKLQASNCFHVLMNPDQQRYAVTQEAANRINEVFHGQGEDRVAVAKTKDTIIIAVPSIYRLNVPHFLRVLRNIPLDSRQLTNNYKQTWEDQLKEPATTVAAALRLEAMGQDSIPILKTGLESTYPLVRFAAAEALCYLGYAGAADELGKLTEEHPSMQAYALTALASLNEAACYYKLQDLLASTIPEVRYGAFRALREQDPNQEIIRGTKLNKSFYLHKVALNSLPMVHLLNDKRSEVVLFGDTPALIAPFSFAIGTELTVSAKVEDNTVTINRFSVKHGNQVEQCPLNLEAIIRTMAGMGAGYSEVVQLVKLADKTHCLNCKLAVQALPKSLRIQELGESGKNDPTLKTEAELMQKAQSKGEGTALFDNSSKSKEVTKK